A stretch of Apis cerana isolate GH-2021 linkage group LG1, AcerK_1.0, whole genome shotgun sequence DNA encodes these proteins:
- the LOC107994910 gene encoding sodium-dependent dopamine transporter has translation MSSRVVKNAPKLNGSVDGRETWSGKVDFLLSVIGFAVDLANVWRFPYLCYKNGGGAFLVPYCIMLVVGGIPLFYMELALGQFNRKGAITCWGRLVPLLKGIGYAVVLIAFYVDFYYNVIIAWALRYFFASFASLLPWTTCDNPWNTLHCRTFDTNISYTFDDAHFVDTLDSTYSGNSSLIEDRLDRNSNQGYNSTWYTSAAQEYFNRAILELHESEGLHDLGTIKWDIALCLLMVYLICYFSLWKGISTSGKVVWFTALFPYAVLLILLIRGVTLPGSLEGIRYYLNPNFSAISKAEVWVDAATQVFFSLGPGFGVLLAYASYNKYHNNVYKDALLTSLINSATSFVAGFVIFSVLGYMARASGKSIQDVATEGPGLVFIVYPAAIATMPGSTFWALIFFMMLLTLGLDSSFGGSEAIITALSDEFPIIGNNREIFVASLFTLYFLVGLASCSQGGFYFFHLLDRYAAGYSMLFAVLAEAIAISWIYGTDRFCADIKDMIGFSPGIYWRVCWKFVAPIFLMFIIVYGLMGYEPLTYEDYVYPVWANILGWLIATSSIAMIPGIAIYKIIITPGNFIQRLKILTTPWRDTQQRNADFSSVANGAVRRSFIADEDLNLTKEQQNLTKEQTEVMIQSRENVNGDPPPEPV, from the exons GCGCTTTCCTGGTTCCATATTGTATAATGTTAGTAGTAGGAGGTATTCCATTGTTTTATATGGAGCTTGCCTTGGGTCAGTTCAATCGAAAAGGTGCGATCACTTGCTGGGGTCGTTTGGTACCACTTTTAAAAG GAATTGGCTACGCAGTGGTATTAATTGCATTCTACGtcgatttctattataatgtGATCATCGCCTGGGCGCTGAGGTACTTCTTCGCCTCGTTCGCAAGTCTTTTACCTTGGACTACCTGCGATAATCCATGGAACACTTTACATTGTCGCACATTTGacacaaatatttcttacacGTTCGACGATGCACATTTTGTCGACACTCTCGACTCTACGTACTCTGGCAATTCATCACTAATCGAGGATCGTTTGGATAGGAATTCGAATCAAGGATACAATAGCACGTGGTACACAAGCGCTGCTCAAGAATATTTCAA CCGAGCTATTCTAGAACTTCACGAAAGCGAGGGTTTACACGATCTTGGAACAATTAAATGGGATATTGCATTATGCCTGCTGATGGTCTATCTGATTTGTTACTTCTCCTTGTGGAAGGGAATTTCTACTTCTGGCAag GTAGTTTGGTTCACTGCTCTATTTCCTTATGCTGTTCTATTAATTCTACTTATACGAGGCGTCACGTTGCCAGGAAGTCTGGAAGGGATTCGTTATTACCTTAATCCGAATTTTTCCGCCATCAGTAAAGCAGAG gtCTGGGTGGATGCAGCAACGCAAGTGTTTTTCTCTCTTGGGCCAGGTTTTGGTGTACTTCTGGCTTATGCAAGTTATAACAAATATCACAACAACGTTTACAA GGACGCTTTATTAACCAGCTTGATAAACAGTGCAACATCCTTCGTTGCTGGTTTTGTGATATTTTCTGTATTAGGGTACATGGCACGAGCAAGCGGAAAGTCCATTCAGGATGTAGCAACTGAAGGGCCTGGTCTAGTGTTTATCGTTTATCCTGCTGCCATCGCTACTATGCCTGGATCAACATTTTGGGCACTCATCTTCTTCATGATGTTGCTTACATTAGGATTGGATAGCTCG TTCGGAGGTTCCGAAGCGATAATAACTGCTCTTAGCGATGAATTCCCAATTATTGGGaataatcgtgaaattttCGTCGCTTCGCTTTTCACGCTATACTTCCTTGTTGGTTTAGCTTCATGTTCTCAG GGTGGCTTTTACTTCTTCCACTTGTTGGACCGATACGCAGCTGGCTACTCGATGCTGTTTGCAGTTTTGGCGGAAGCGATCGCCATTAGTTGGATCTACGGAACAGACAGATTTTGTGcagatattaaagatatgaTTGGATTTTCACCAGGAATCTATTGGAGAGTCTGTTGGAAATTCGTTGCTCCGATATTTCTTatg tttatcaTCGTTTACGGTTTAATGGGTTACGAACCACTGACTTACGAAGATTACGTATACCCTGTGTGGGCAAATATATTAGGCTGGTTAATTGCAACTTCCTCAATTGCAATGATACCCGGCATTGCAATTTACAAGATCATCATCACACCCGGCAATTTTATTCAG AGATTAAAGATTCTTACTACTCCCTGGAGAGATACTCAACAAAGAAACGCAGATTTTTCTTCAGTTGCAAATGGCGCAGTTCGTCGTAGTTTTATCGCGGATGAAGATCTAAACCTAACCAAGGAAcaacaaaatttaacaaaagagCAAACGGAGGTGATGATCCAATCCAGAGAGAATGTTAATGGAGATCCACCACCGGAGCCAGTCTAG